The following proteins are co-located in the Aestuariirhabdus haliotis genome:
- a CDS encoding GNAT family N-acetyltransferase has product MRPITERDWPLFLGLHTDPKVIALCFDEPPMKEIKNKFAARLQSWHPGSESWLCWVISDRASGNDIGVTGLVMNRGIAEVGYLLLPQFHGQGYATESLAALLDWAFNEHDIAQYRAAVTQGNAGSESVLRKCDFELLAIEPDAYTIGGKWYDDYVYVLDKKLI; this is encoded by the coding sequence ATGAGGCCAATTACCGAGCGTGATTGGCCTCTTTTTTTGGGCTTGCATACCGACCCTAAGGTTATAGCGCTCTGTTTTGATGAGCCGCCGATGAAAGAAATAAAAAACAAGTTTGCCGCTCGATTGCAGTCGTGGCATCCCGGTTCGGAGTCCTGGCTATGCTGGGTGATATCCGATCGGGCAAGCGGTAACGATATAGGGGTTACCGGTTTGGTCATGAATCGCGGTATAGCCGAGGTTGGCTATTTGCTATTGCCCCAATTTCATGGTCAGGGTTATGCGACCGAGTCACTTGCCGCTCTGTTGGACTGGGCCTTTAACGAGCATGATATTGCTCAGTACAGGGCAGCCGTTACCCAGGGTAATGCGGGTTCGGAATCTGTTTTACGAAAGTGTGACTTCGAGCTGCTGGCGATCGAGCCTGATGCCTATACCATTGGTGGAAAATGGTATGATGATTATGTTTACGTGCTCGATAAAAAGCTCATATAA
- a CDS encoding anthranilate synthase component II, producing the protein MLLMIDNYDSFTFNVVQYLGELGAEVQVHRNDEITLDQIEALAPERIVVSPGPCTPNEAGISMEVIRHFAGRVPLLGICLGHQSIGQVFGGRIVRARQVMHGKVSPVHHRNAGVFEGLRNPLTATRYHSLVIDRESLPDCLEITAWTELEDGSVDEIMGVRHRELAIEGVQFHPESILTEQGHDLLANFLRQTI; encoded by the coding sequence ATGTTACTGATGATCGATAATTATGACTCCTTCACCTTCAATGTGGTGCAGTATCTGGGGGAGTTAGGCGCCGAGGTGCAAGTGCACCGTAACGATGAAATCACCCTGGATCAGATCGAGGCGTTGGCCCCTGAGCGCATAGTGGTCTCGCCGGGTCCCTGTACGCCGAACGAAGCGGGTATCTCGATGGAGGTCATTCGTCACTTTGCTGGCCGTGTGCCGTTACTGGGTATTTGCCTGGGGCACCAGAGTATCGGTCAGGTGTTTGGTGGCCGTATTGTCCGGGCTCGACAGGTGATGCACGGCAAGGTATCTCCGGTTCACCATCGCAATGCCGGTGTGTTTGAGGGACTGCGCAACCCGCTGACGGCTACCCGCTACCATTCGCTGGTGATTGATCGGGAAAGCTTGCCCGACTGTCTGGAAATCACCGCCTGGACCGAACTCGAGGATGGATCAGTCGATGAGATTATGGGAGTTCGCCACCGCGAGTTGGCGATCGAAGGCGTGCAGTTTCACCCCGAATCCATACTGACAGAACAGGGTCATGATTTATTGGCCAATTTTCTGCGCCAGACAATCTAG
- a CDS encoding NADP-dependent oxidoreductase → MLQNNQMNRQIVLAERPQGAPTSQNFKMESLPIPSPKEGELLLRTVFLSLDPYMRGRMNDAKSYADPVALGEVMVGGTVCRVVNSNCSGFNQGDWVLAYGGWQDYSISDGTGLVKLDPSIMPPSYALGVMGMPGLTAYMGLLDIGNPQPGETVVVAAATGAVGSLVGQIAKLKGCNVVGIAGGSEKCQYAEDELGFDRCIDHKTDDLFVQLANACPEGIDVYFENVGGQVFDSVLPLLNSCARIPLCGLISQYNATELPQGPDRMPLLMGSLLVKRIKMQGFIVFDDYAHRYEEFSQAMTSWLKDGKLKYREDIAQGLENAPEAFMGLLQGNNFGKLIVRVGEDELN, encoded by the coding sequence ATGCTGCAGAACAATCAGATGAACCGTCAAATCGTTCTTGCCGAACGCCCTCAAGGAGCTCCAACATCACAAAATTTCAAAATGGAAAGCCTCCCTATCCCGAGCCCAAAAGAGGGAGAGTTGTTACTACGTACGGTCTTTTTATCGCTTGATCCCTATATGAGAGGGCGGATGAACGATGCCAAATCCTACGCCGATCCAGTAGCACTTGGCGAAGTAATGGTCGGCGGAACTGTTTGCCGCGTAGTTAACTCAAATTGCTCCGGATTCAATCAAGGCGATTGGGTATTAGCCTATGGCGGATGGCAGGATTACTCGATATCCGATGGCACAGGATTGGTAAAACTTGACCCGAGCATCATGCCCCCTTCCTACGCACTGGGTGTGATGGGCATGCCCGGACTAACCGCCTACATGGGGTTACTGGATATCGGTAACCCCCAGCCAGGAGAAACCGTGGTAGTGGCTGCCGCTACCGGTGCGGTCGGAAGTCTGGTAGGTCAGATCGCCAAGTTAAAAGGATGCAACGTCGTGGGCATCGCCGGTGGCAGTGAGAAATGCCAATACGCAGAAGACGAACTCGGATTTGACCGTTGTATCGATCACAAGACCGATGACCTGTTCGTGCAGCTAGCGAACGCCTGCCCCGAGGGTATCGATGTGTATTTTGAAAACGTCGGCGGCCAAGTATTTGATAGCGTATTACCACTTCTCAACAGTTGCGCTCGAATACCATTATGCGGTTTGATTTCTCAATACAACGCTACCGAACTTCCGCAGGGCCCTGATCGCATGCCATTGCTTATGGGTAGCTTGCTGGTTAAACGCATCAAGATGCAGGGTTTTATCGTGTTCGATGATTACGCCCACCGATATGAAGAGTTCAGTCAGGCAATGACATCCTGGCTCAAAGATGGGAAACTGAAGTATCGCGAAGATATCGCTCAGGGGCTGGAGAACGCTCCTGAAGCGTTTATGGGTTTATTGCAGGGTAATAATTTCGGCAAGCTGATCGTTCGAGTAGGTGAAGACGAGCTCAACTAA
- the trpD gene encoding anthranilate phosphoribosyltransferase — MDIKQAISNIAEHLDLSLEEMESVMTQVMTGQCTDAQIAAFLIALRMKSESIDEITGAAKVMRELATPVLVNAEPLVDIVGTGGDGANLFNISTAASFVVAAAGGHVAKHGNRAVSSSSGSADVLEAADINLGMTPDQVARAVEQIGVGFMFAPAHHGAMKHAIGPRRELGLRTIFNILGPMTNPAGVKRQLIGVFTKKLCRPMAEVLKQLGSEHILVVHAEDGLDEISLATETHIAELKDGKITEYSVTPEALGIESRSLIGLEVSTAQESLALIRQALDKEPDTNASKAADIIALNAGAAIYVAGLSSTLSDGVAMAQDAIASGLARAKIDELASFSRYATDNEE, encoded by the coding sequence ATGGATATCAAACAAGCGATCAGTAATATTGCCGAGCATCTTGACCTTAGTCTGGAAGAGATGGAATCGGTGATGACCCAGGTTATGACAGGCCAATGTACCGATGCCCAGATCGCGGCTTTCCTGATTGCCCTGCGCATGAAATCGGAATCGATCGATGAGATTACCGGCGCCGCCAAGGTGATGCGTGAACTGGCGACACCGGTCCTGGTCAATGCCGAGCCGTTGGTGGACATTGTCGGTACCGGCGGTGATGGTGCCAATCTCTTCAATATCTCTACCGCGGCCTCTTTTGTGGTCGCGGCGGCGGGCGGCCATGTGGCCAAGCACGGTAACAGGGCAGTATCCAGCAGCTCCGGCAGTGCTGATGTGCTGGAAGCCGCAGACATCAATCTGGGTATGACGCCCGATCAAGTAGCTCGGGCCGTAGAGCAGATCGGGGTAGGATTTATGTTCGCCCCCGCCCACCATGGCGCCATGAAGCACGCGATCGGCCCGCGCCGTGAACTGGGACTTCGCACGATATTCAATATTCTCGGTCCTATGACCAACCCGGCCGGAGTCAAGCGCCAGCTGATCGGGGTGTTCACTAAGAAGTTATGCCGCCCCATGGCCGAAGTATTAAAGCAGCTCGGCAGCGAACACATTCTGGTGGTGCACGCCGAGGATGGTCTCGATGAAATCAGTCTGGCAACCGAGACTCATATTGCCGAGCTTAAAGACGGTAAGATCACCGAGTACTCTGTAACTCCAGAGGCTCTGGGTATTGAGAGCCGAAGCCTGATCGGCCTGGAAGTATCGACGGCGCAAGAGAGTCTGGCCCTGATTCGTCAGGCGCTGGACAAAGAGCCTGATACTAACGCTAGTAAGGCTGCCGATATTATTGCCTTGAATGCCGGCGCCGCGATCTACGTTGCGGGTCTGTCCAGCACCCTCAGTGATGGGGTGGCGATGGCGCAGGATGCTATCGCCAGCGGTTTAGCACGAGCAAAAATTGACGAGCTGGCCAGTTTCAGCCGCTACGCAACTGACAACGAGGAGTAA
- a CDS encoding DUF6172 family protein, translating into MKKTFALTHPKIKTPRLVDSIKHEAKKYLKRERNKALPQGVDYWDFDCKYGPVEVDAEEIHVSEINKYIDKAEQQQLPSFYLEILAKPGYRTKKETLWAETQSAEADSDVDDEGRDEEAQP; encoded by the coding sequence ATGAAAAAGACATTCGCACTGACTCACCCAAAAATCAAAACACCCCGGTTGGTTGATTCGATCAAGCATGAGGCAAAAAAATACCTCAAGCGTGAACGCAACAAGGCACTTCCCCAAGGGGTTGATTACTGGGATTTTGATTGCAAATACGGCCCTGTCGAAGTTGATGCAGAAGAGATCCATGTGTCTGAAATTAACAAGTACATCGACAAGGCAGAGCAGCAACAACTGCCATCGTTCTATTTGGAAATTCTGGCCAAGCCCGGTTATCGCACTAAAAAAGAAACACTCTGGGCCGAGACTCAATCAGCTGAAGCTGACTCTGATGTCGATGATGAAGGTCGGGATGAAGAGGCTCAACCATAA
- a CDS encoding phosphoglycolate phosphatase yields the protein MRSLFDGHLPAAVIYDLDGTLVDSVPDLHRAVQAFQQQLGLPLSTETQVRDWVGNGAAKLVERALKATAGDAAEAIFDDAMGRFLKSYQATNGERARLYPGVFECLQTLAEQGVAQALVTNKPIAFTLPLLETLGIAEFFDPVLGGDSLPDKKPHPAPLLAVAEQLRLAPEQCLMVGDSVNDLLAARAAGMPIACVSYGYNHGEPIAASGPDLLVDSLAKLL from the coding sequence ATGCGCTCTTTGTTTGATGGTCATTTACCCGCCGCTGTAATTTACGATCTGGATGGCACGCTGGTGGACAGCGTGCCCGATCTGCATCGGGCCGTGCAAGCCTTCCAGCAGCAATTAGGGTTGCCCTTATCGACTGAGACGCAGGTGCGAGATTGGGTAGGTAATGGCGCGGCCAAGCTGGTCGAAAGAGCCTTAAAGGCCACCGCCGGTGATGCAGCTGAAGCCATATTCGATGATGCCATGGGCCGATTCCTGAAGAGTTATCAGGCCACCAATGGCGAGCGAGCCCGTTTGTACCCGGGGGTGTTCGAATGTTTGCAGACTCTGGCGGAGCAGGGCGTTGCCCAGGCACTGGTGACCAATAAACCGATCGCCTTTACCCTGCCGCTGCTGGAGACGCTGGGTATTGCTGAATTCTTTGATCCAGTCTTGGGTGGCGATAGTTTGCCAGACAAAAAGCCGCACCCGGCACCGCTGCTGGCGGTTGCTGAACAGTTGCGGCTAGCACCGGAACAGTGCCTGATGGTGGGAGACTCAGTGAATGATTTGCTGGCTGCCCGGGCAGCGGGAATGCCGATAGCCTGTGTCAGCTATGGTTACAACCATGGTGAACCCATTGCCGCGAGCGGTCCTGACTTGCTGGTTGATTCACTGGCCAAGCTGCTATAG
- a CDS encoding NAD-dependent succinate-semialdehyde dehydrogenase: MLALNDTDLLRTQAYINGEWVSAGNNTEFTVLNPANGETLASVADLGALETRQAIEAAYQAGIEWRQTTAKYRAGLLKRWFELIMQHQEDLARIMTAEQGKPLLESRGEVAYGASFVEWFAEEAKRVYGETIPTPSNDKRILTIRQPIGVVAAITPWNFPNAMITRKVAPALAAGCTAVVKPGEDTPLSALALAELAERAGIPKGVFNVVTSNDAPAVGTELSTHPRVRKLSFTGSTRVGKLLMSQCAGTVKKVALELGGNAPFIVFDDADLEAAVAGAMASKFRNAGQTCVCANRFLVQRGIYDQFSRRLTEAVTQLQTGNGFEAGVTTGPLINSQALNKVDQLVQGARQQGAKVVCGGKPDALGGNYYQPTVLTDVSQQMDISSEEIFGPVATLIPFDTEEEAIAVANDTPYGLAAYFYSRDIGRVWRVSEGLEYGIVGANEGIISSEVAPFGGVKESGIGREGSRYGIDDFVEIKYLCMGGI; the protein is encoded by the coding sequence ATGCTTGCGTTAAACGATACTGACCTGTTGAGGACACAAGCCTATATCAATGGTGAATGGGTGTCTGCTGGCAACAACACCGAGTTTACAGTGCTCAATCCCGCGAACGGCGAAACCCTGGCCTCTGTGGCCGATCTTGGTGCGCTTGAGACGCGGCAGGCGATAGAGGCGGCGTATCAGGCGGGTATCGAATGGCGGCAGACGACGGCCAAGTATCGAGCCGGTCTGCTCAAGCGCTGGTTTGAGCTGATTATGCAGCACCAGGAAGATCTGGCCCGTATTATGACCGCGGAGCAGGGTAAACCACTGCTTGAGTCCCGCGGCGAAGTTGCCTATGGCGCCTCTTTCGTGGAATGGTTTGCCGAGGAAGCGAAGCGGGTATATGGCGAGACCATACCCACTCCCAGCAATGACAAGCGCATACTTACTATTCGCCAGCCCATAGGGGTTGTCGCGGCGATTACGCCCTGGAATTTCCCCAATGCGATGATTACCCGCAAGGTCGCCCCGGCGCTGGCGGCGGGCTGCACGGCGGTGGTCAAGCCGGGTGAGGACACACCGTTGTCTGCCTTGGCATTGGCGGAGCTGGCCGAGCGTGCCGGTATTCCGAAAGGGGTGTTCAATGTGGTCACCAGTAATGATGCCCCTGCGGTCGGCACCGAATTGTCGACCCATCCACGGGTGCGTAAGCTCTCGTTTACCGGTTCTACCCGGGTTGGCAAGTTGTTGATGAGCCAATGCGCCGGGACGGTGAAAAAGGTGGCCCTGGAACTTGGTGGTAATGCGCCCTTTATTGTCTTTGACGATGCCGATCTGGAGGCTGCGGTGGCCGGAGCCATGGCATCCAAATTCCGCAATGCTGGCCAGACCTGTGTCTGTGCCAATCGCTTTTTAGTCCAGCGTGGAATTTATGATCAATTTTCCCGCCGTTTGACCGAAGCCGTTACCCAGCTGCAAACCGGGAACGGTTTTGAAGCGGGCGTCACTACAGGACCATTGATTAACTCGCAGGCGCTTAACAAGGTTGATCAACTGGTACAGGGCGCTCGGCAACAAGGGGCCAAGGTGGTTTGTGGCGGTAAGCCCGATGCGCTGGGTGGCAACTATTACCAGCCCACGGTGTTAACCGATGTCAGCCAGCAGATGGATATTTCCAGCGAAGAGATTTTTGGCCCGGTGGCCACGTTGATCCCCTTTGATACCGAAGAGGAAGCCATTGCGGTCGCCAATGACACCCCTTATGGCCTGGCGGCTTACTTCTATTCTCGGGATATTGGTCGCGTATGGCGAGTCTCCGAAGGCCTTGAATATGGCATTGTGGGTGCCAACGAAGGCATCATATCCAGCGAAGTGGCGCCTTTTGGTGGCGTTAAGGAGTCGGGCATTGGTCGTGAGGGCTCCCGCTATGGCATCGATGACTTTGTTGAAATCAAATACCTCTGTATGGGTGGCATCTAG
- the rpe gene encoding ribulose-phosphate 3-epimerase produces MKDFLIAPSILSADFARLGEEVDNVLAAGADVVHFDVMDNHYVPNLTIGPMVCAALRKHGVSAPIDVHLMVKPVDSMIASFIDAGASYITFHPEASEHIDRSLQMIRDGGCKAGLVLNPATRLDCLEHVMDKLDMVLLMSVNPGFGGQKFIPHTLNKLRQARQLIDASGLDIRLEVDGGVSAANIREIAEAGADTFVAGSAIFGTDDYAQTIGKMRDALASVKTSSD; encoded by the coding sequence ATGAAAGATTTTCTGATCGCTCCCAGTATTCTATCCGCCGATTTTGCTCGACTTGGGGAAGAGGTGGACAATGTACTCGCTGCCGGTGCCGATGTGGTCCATTTCGATGTCATGGATAATCATTATGTGCCTAATTTGACCATTGGCCCGATGGTTTGTGCAGCGTTGCGCAAGCATGGCGTCAGTGCGCCCATCGATGTGCACCTGATGGTCAAACCGGTCGATAGCATGATTGCCAGTTTTATTGATGCCGGTGCCAGCTATATCACTTTCCACCCCGAAGCGTCCGAGCATATCGACCGCTCCTTGCAAATGATTCGCGATGGAGGTTGTAAGGCGGGTTTGGTATTGAATCCGGCTACTCGCCTCGACTGCCTGGAACATGTGATGGACAAGCTTGATATGGTCTTGCTGATGTCCGTGAATCCAGGTTTTGGCGGGCAGAAATTTATACCTCACACCCTGAACAAATTGCGTCAGGCCCGGCAGCTGATCGATGCCAGCGGCCTTGATATTCGCCTGGAAGTCGATGGCGGAGTCTCGGCCGCCAATATTCGTGAAATTGCCGAAGCGGGTGCGGACACCTTTGTCGCAGGCTCAGCCATTTTTGGCACCGATGATTACGCCCAAACCATTGGTAAGATGCGTGATGCCCTGGCGTCGGTTAAAACATCCTCTGACTGA
- the trpE gene encoding anthranilate synthase component I, with protein MTPEQFSQLAHAGYNRIPVMREVLADLDTPLSAYLKLADGPYSYLLESVQGGEKWGRYSMIGLPCHTVLKACGSEVTIETDGKVLERHQCEDPLDFVEQFQQRYKVAEPAQHPRFNGGLVGYFGYDSVRYIEPRLAPGEPQDDIGNPDILLMVSDEVVVFDNLSGKIILICHVDPVMDNAYDHAHQRLDQLVEKLRSAPVADLRVSDGAQLAEDDFQSAFGQQAFEGAVDRIKDYILAGDAMQVVVSQRMSVPFEAPPLNLYRALRCLNPSPYMYFLNLGDFHIVGSSPEILAHLEDGQVTVRPIAGTRKRGLTEEQDRALEEDLLADPKEIAEHLMLIDLGRNDAGRVSEVGSVELTDKMVIERYSHVMHIVSNVQGKLKPGLGPIDVLRATLPAGTLSGAPKIRAMEIIDELEPVKRGVYGGAVGYISWNGNMDTAIAIRTAVIKDNRLYIQAGAGVVADSVPRLEWEETMNKGRAIFRAVAMVQNSLEH; from the coding sequence ATGACTCCCGAACAGTTTTCCCAGCTGGCACATGCCGGCTACAACCGTATCCCCGTGATGCGCGAAGTACTTGCTGACCTCGATACCCCACTCAGTGCTTACCTGAAATTGGCCGACGGCCCATACTCCTATCTGCTCGAATCGGTACAGGGCGGCGAGAAGTGGGGGCGTTATTCCATGATCGGCCTGCCTTGTCACACGGTACTCAAAGCCTGTGGTAGCGAAGTGACCATCGAGACCGATGGCAAGGTGCTGGAGCGTCATCAGTGCGAAGATCCGCTGGACTTTGTCGAACAGTTTCAACAACGTTACAAGGTCGCCGAACCGGCTCAGCACCCTCGTTTCAATGGTGGTCTGGTCGGCTATTTTGGCTACGATTCGGTACGCTATATCGAACCACGTCTCGCTCCAGGCGAACCTCAAGATGATATAGGTAATCCGGACATTCTGTTGATGGTTTCCGACGAGGTGGTGGTATTCGATAACCTCAGTGGCAAGATCATTCTAATCTGTCATGTTGACCCGGTCATGGATAATGCCTATGACCATGCCCATCAACGCCTCGACCAACTGGTAGAGAAATTACGCAGTGCTCCGGTTGCTGATCTTCGGGTTAGCGATGGCGCCCAGTTGGCCGAAGACGATTTCCAGTCGGCGTTTGGCCAGCAGGCCTTCGAGGGTGCGGTCGACCGCATCAAGGATTACATTTTGGCGGGTGATGCCATGCAGGTGGTGGTGTCCCAGCGTATGAGCGTGCCCTTCGAGGCCCCGCCGCTGAATCTGTACCGAGCCCTTCGCTGCCTGAATCCTTCCCCCTATATGTATTTCCTGAATCTGGGAGATTTTCATATTGTTGGTTCTTCACCGGAAATTCTGGCCCATCTGGAAGATGGCCAGGTCACCGTGCGGCCGATTGCCGGCACCCGTAAACGCGGGTTGACCGAAGAGCAGGACCGAGCACTGGAAGAGGACCTTCTGGCGGACCCCAAAGAGATCGCCGAGCACCTGATGTTAATCGATCTGGGGCGCAATGATGCGGGCCGCGTGTCAGAAGTTGGCAGTGTCGAGCTGACCGATAAAATGGTGATTGAGCGTTACTCCCATGTGATGCACATTGTCTCCAATGTGCAGGGCAAACTGAAACCGGGACTAGGACCCATTGACGTACTGCGCGCTACCTTGCCGGCCGGTACGCTGAGCGGTGCCCCCAAGATTCGCGCGATGGAAATCATCGACGAGCTGGAGCCGGTCAAGCGCGGTGTGTACGGCGGCGCGGTCGGCTATATCTCCTGGAACGGCAATATGGATACTGCCATAGCGATTCGCACGGCAGTGATCAAAGACAACCGTCTCTATATTCAGGCGGGCGCCGGGGTAGTGGCCGATTCGGTGCCACGGTTGGAGTGGGAAGAAACCATGAACAAGGGGCGTGCGATTTTCCGCGCCGTGGCCATGGTACAGAACTCACTGGAACACTGA
- a CDS encoding DUF3530 family protein has product MPYIRSLLCALMVLLPVSGLTAETPADPEPANERAEPPGTGVRFNYELTERYGGTDLVELPLADEQAIGLYLQRRSSKDLGAVILVAESGQHADWPVLIAPLRKQLPEHGWHSLSLAAPMRPAPPVPPPSEGSQAEQESAREEQSVKWLEAQQRFKQQLGARVLAASEYLTNLGIQPQVLLLTGSTAEPVLGFLAEQKAPFAALVLVQVNNDEDDKLVKLLEQTPQLTLDLYYGQAYLDDSAERYAAAQRAGNSQFHRINLSGPQNSIDASNQQLIKRVSSWLQRYPGGGR; this is encoded by the coding sequence ATGCCCTATATCAGGTCCTTGTTATGCGCTCTGATGGTTTTATTGCCGGTATCAGGACTAACCGCCGAAACTCCGGCGGATCCAGAACCAGCAAATGAAAGAGCGGAACCGCCAGGTACTGGGGTGCGCTTCAACTACGAACTCACCGAACGCTATGGGGGAACGGATCTGGTCGAGTTGCCTCTGGCCGATGAACAGGCAATCGGCCTTTACCTGCAACGCCGCAGCAGCAAAGATCTGGGCGCGGTCATTCTTGTCGCAGAATCCGGTCAACATGCCGATTGGCCGGTACTGATTGCACCACTGCGCAAGCAGCTACCCGAGCACGGCTGGCACAGTCTGAGTCTGGCCGCACCGATGCGCCCCGCACCGCCAGTGCCGCCACCCAGCGAAGGTTCCCAGGCAGAACAGGAAAGCGCCAGAGAAGAGCAATCCGTGAAATGGCTGGAGGCTCAACAACGGTTTAAACAACAACTTGGGGCCAGGGTGCTGGCCGCCAGCGAATACCTGACGAACCTCGGCATCCAGCCCCAGGTGCTATTGTTGACCGGCTCAACGGCAGAGCCTGTGCTAGGCTTTCTGGCCGAGCAGAAAGCCCCCTTTGCCGCACTGGTTCTTGTCCAGGTCAATAACGATGAGGATGACAAGCTCGTTAAGCTGCTGGAACAAACCCCTCAGCTCACGCTGGATCTCTATTACGGCCAGGCCTATCTGGATGATTCAGCGGAGCGTTACGCCGCGGCTCAACGCGCAGGCAACTCACAGTTTCACAGAATCAACTTGAGCGGACCTCAAAACAGTATTGATGCCAGCAACCAACAACTGATCAAGCGCGTTAGCAGCTGGTTACAGCGGTACCCCGGAGGAGGACGTTAA
- the trpC gene encoding indole-3-glycerol phosphate synthase TrpC, giving the protein MSTPTILRKILDRKAEEVAERRARCALEALQEKALQADPARGFVNALARRVEQGNAAVIAEIKKASPSKGVIRADFQPAEIAASYERGGAACLSVLTDIDFFQGADAYLQQARAACSLPVIRKDFMIDPYQVVEARALGADCILLIAAALDDKLMARLNEVAIEQGLDVLIEVHNEAELKRALPLGNRLIGINNRDLHSFDVSLDNSYRLLDQIGDDRIVITESGIHTRDDVQAMIDHRVYGFLVGEAFMRAEEPGDKLAELFAGTL; this is encoded by the coding sequence ATGAGTACGCCTACCATTCTGCGCAAAATTCTGGATCGTAAGGCCGAGGAAGTAGCCGAACGCCGTGCCCGCTGCGCTCTGGAAGCGTTGCAGGAAAAAGCCTTGCAGGCTGATCCTGCCAGAGGTTTTGTCAACGCGTTGGCGCGGCGGGTAGAGCAAGGCAATGCGGCGGTGATCGCCGAAATAAAAAAAGCCTCCCCCAGTAAGGGCGTGATCCGCGCTGACTTTCAACCCGCCGAAATTGCCGCCAGTTATGAGCGAGGCGGTGCCGCCTGTTTGTCGGTGTTGACCGATATCGATTTTTTCCAGGGCGCCGATGCCTATTTGCAGCAAGCTCGTGCTGCCTGTTCGCTTCCTGTTATTCGTAAGGATTTTATGATTGATCCTTACCAGGTGGTTGAGGCTCGAGCGCTGGGAGCCGATTGTATTTTGCTGATTGCCGCCGCGCTGGATGACAAACTGATGGCGCGACTGAATGAGGTTGCCATCGAGCAGGGGCTCGATGTGCTGATCGAAGTGCATAATGAAGCCGAACTCAAACGGGCATTGCCTCTGGGTAATCGCCTGATCGGCATCAATAACCGAGACCTGCACAGTTTTGATGTCAGCCTCGACAACAGTTACCGGTTGCTCGATCAAATTGGTGATGATCGTATTGTGATTACCGAAAGCGGTATTCATACCAGAGACGACGTTCAGGCCATGATCGATCATCGTGTGTACGGTTTTCTGGTGGGCGAAGCATTTATGCGCGCCGAGGAGCCGGGCGATAAGCTGGCCGAGTTGTTTGCTGGAACGCTGTAG
- a CDS encoding cupin domain-containing protein encodes MPVKAFIKPIFFNENAQRINKSLSDMAGPGYDTTEPHVHYFEEECVYLLEGEAEARLGEQRVSVKTGDFIGYPAGGEVHGLRNTGKGGLKCILVGQRHGP; translated from the coding sequence ATGCCTGTAAAGGCGTTCATAAAACCCATTTTTTTTAATGAGAATGCGCAGCGGATCAATAAATCATTAAGTGATATGGCGGGGCCTGGCTATGATACAACGGAGCCTCACGTTCATTATTTCGAAGAGGAATGTGTGTACCTGCTCGAAGGTGAAGCCGAAGCGCGTTTGGGGGAGCAGCGAGTGTCAGTAAAGACCGGTGACTTTATCGGTTATCCAGCAGGCGGTGAGGTTCACGGACTACGTAATACTGGTAAAGGGGGGCTGAAATGTATCCTGGTTGGTCAGCGTCATGGACCATGA